Within Colias croceus chromosome 27, ilColCroc2.1, the genomic segment GTGATTTGATTTAACGACTAAAACAAATGTCCCCTACTTATATTTCTGAGGTTTTACAGAGATTCATATCTACATAAGACCTCTaagtagaaaatatatatgtattagcTTAGTTTTCATATGAAGATCAATTTatctacatttaaaattattacaagtaataaaaatttgcaaAGGCGCATTTTAGGAACGgaaacatttttaacaaaaaaaatgcgttaaggaaattaaaattatatttaagtagcctttcaaatttaaaaattaatattgaaaatattaatgagaATATTTACCGATGAACACCGTAACGGCGGGCCCGTCATCCTTGGCGCCATTCTGTGGGCGGGCGGGGCGCGGAACAGCTTTACCTGCGTTACCGGCGGGCGCGGGCAGCAGCGCTCCTCGGCCGCCGCTGCTCACGCCTCCCGCGCCGTAAGCTCCCACCATCACCTGCACATACACACTCATCAAACACAACTAACTCTACAAACTAATTTGTTGATTTACTATTTGGACAAAATATTGTTGCAAGGTAAATTATTCAAGTTTATGATTACGaagcattttaaattaagcCATAATTACTGGATTTTTTTGGCATAAGAAATTTGCAATACAATAATCACAAGcagtatattaataaataaaacaatcttcTGTATTGGTTGAAGAGTAACTGATAACAGACAATAAAACAGCAACCTCGAGTATGGTAGCTAACATTGTGACataagaattttaaatatactgGGTTTCATCGGTAAATGTGCACAGGTGATTATTCCATAACAATTACtgatatcaaaaaaattaaaagtgaaatctaaaataatgtagtacataacaattaaaatgagAATACATAATAACTTTCAAAAAATAGAACAGAAAATATCCAGAAATGTACACATTTAacacattttgtattcaaagCAGATGTTTGAAGTGATATCCTTgttgtgcaatacaatgacaagctctatttacagtgtTTTTTTGTGTGGGGTCTCTcgatgttagccagaagggcttctacatctTAACGCGAATACAGATTTGCTGTTCAAAGCAATTCAGATCatgaatcattaaaatattggtGCTACTCCATGACTACTTGTTGCTTGATTATCCTTAAGTACTTGCTTACCtaaaagctagtatattataaggTGGTCTGCCAAATTTGTACACCATTCATacaaatctaaaataaataggtgATAGAACAATTCTGGTCATCATTTGTACATTATGAATATGAAGATACAACTTATAGAAATACTACAAGACCAATAGTTACTTTTTAGATCTGTATGAAATTTAGTAGAGAGATATGTGCCACATGAGTGAAGCCGCAGAATGTCACTAGTGTTATGTGATAAAGCCAAAAAAATGaagatatactaaaaccataatattacatttacatattcatgcagtaattaaatttaacatacctaaattaattgttgcagttattgatttaaaaaaggcttatacatgaagtacctacctactattatattatacactaTATACATGGTAGCTGGTAACTATGCGACGCATGAATCTATTCATTCAAATTATTGTGACACCCAGTGTAGAAAATGCAATGGTACGCTAAATCATTTGCCACGACAGGAAAAATTATcacattttcatatattaatTCGAGATATTTCGAATTCCACCCCTTGTACGGTCTATTAGGTTAGGTcttggaagaaaaaaaaatgacacTTGTTTACTTACGTGTGTTGGCATCTGCATAGTAACGACCCCAGGAGCAATTCCATAGGGTACCATGGGTGGTCGAGGTGGAAACGACATCACTCACAAACCAAACAGCCAATTACAAACTCATCAAATTCACTACACTTCCTAACCAAACCCAATGACGCGTACACGGCTCTTTACTTTTCAAAGTTAGTTAACGTTTaaggtaatatatttatggtaATATcattaagtttaattaaatggTAGCATTTtgataatagaaaataaaatatttcgcaTAAAATTTTCGTTAAATTGTAATGAGTCTCTGACATTAGAGACTCGCGTCAGCcatttttgttgtatttgaaaaaacaacatagagcacagagcaagtaatattgactaagggcgtattcagaaagaaagcttgaaacttataagcgcttatcggcgcttgtcaatgctcaaaccagcttgtcaaaaccagcattgacaagcttgtcaaaaccagcattgacaagcaccgataagcgcttataagtttcaagctttctttctgaatacaccCATAGATTTTACCACGATTTTACAAACCAAAGACTAATGTTAAATATTGTCAAAAACTCGAATAGGTATattaagtgctgatttacacagggtcagtaactgactacaaattcgaggcaaatcagtgctgacccgaaaaaaaaccctgtgtaaacagatttgaagtcagtacagaggcttgaagtctatgtaaacagttaaagccgaaattcggcgccgcgactgacttgtctactgaccctgtgtaaatcagcactaattCCTTCTTGATTTTTGGCACGCCACTCAAGTCGAAATACTTTTGTGCCACATTACGAATCTGGAATCTGTGATATGACttgctataatattaattttaattattttattgacttGTAACAACATTGCACTAACACCCAAAATTCTTGCATTAAATGACGCTTTATGTACCAATCgctatactaataatagtttcttaataattttttttaatagtcaattactttttataaaatatatcatgtTATAAACTTAATCGATAAACACaggcaaaaaaaaaactcatttttttattattttcattttatttcatggatacttacctattatacaatatagtgttcatttttatttagctttGACTAGTTTATATGGTTATAACCTTAGAGTAATTATAACAAGAAATTTCTAAAGAACAAGTAAAACAAATTCGATCACgtggcgggattcgaacccgcgtctttcgcTTTGCCGGGGAAACGCCTGGCCTCACACTTCACAGCCACCCTGATCCCGCCAGAACAGTCGAATTTCTTCTACTCTttctgttttaacttttatgcaTGCTATAAAGATGctatttgaaataatgtttcgTATTGGTTGAGACGGTTGTataatcatctcaatagatggtgTGGGGTGTCCCTGCCCGGTTGACATTTTATCTTAGTATTTAAGAGAGTGCTATAATTTAACTAGAAACGCAAGTGCTTTAGTGCTTTAGGACACGTGCGAGTTAACGTTTATATTTCTTCCAGTAGAGTGTCATTTCGTCGCCAGGATGAACAATCAACATCGCGAAATAAACCCCATTTTACGCATACGGCAAAATAATTAGTGTGTTAATGGAAGAAATAGAAGaagacattttaattaacttaaattttattgcataTAACATAGGTAGGTTTTTTTACCTTCGTCTACTTAATAATTCTCTCATAAGTTAAATCAtttctaattataaaataattatacattttaagtGAGTAATCTAATAATAGTGCACTCTCCTAAAGTTCTCACTAAATTTTCTGCCTACACCTAAGGTTATAGGTAACGAGGTTATTGACGAGCTGTGTCACTGGTaacgaaaataaaatagaaatcaattctattttaattctattataaaGTACTAAAGCGAGTAGCGTTTACACGTTTCTATTAAAGCACTCCACTAAAGCTAAACACTAAGATAATGCAAACCGGACTAAACACACATAAAACCGATTAGAagaaattcgattgctctAGCGGGAAAACGGGCGGCAGAGAGGTTAGGCGTCTCTCCAGTATGGGGAAAGACGCGAGTTCAAGTTCCACCTCGTGATTGaattttttgtattctttaaaatttctcatttataaagcatttgaacattataaaacagtattaagtaaatgtttataacaAGATCAGAAAAAATTACATGTGCACAAATGCATtattaaggctggttgcagagcttgaccgaccatcagtgcgtacgtcagtcgcgcttgtcaccaaattgaaattcataaaaccgttcatagctagaccgaccatacgcacgcgtattgtcatacgtagtgtcatagtcatacatattgttgatgcgtatcgtcaggaccgactgATGGActgtacgcactgatggtcggtcaagctctgcaaccagcctaacaAGGCAGGGaaggaaattaattattacataaattcaatatttgtacatattattttcatacataaatagattataaaaaacacaactatgttatattaaatttaaaataaaatagacgGTATCGTATTTATTCTACTGAgaaactaaattattaaaaaccatttcattatatacaatgtaaaataataaaaaaatattatcttgatTAAACTTTGTTTACACATTGTGCATTATTTCTGAACGTACAAACCATCGTGTTGGCAACACTCAATACATATTAGCTTCAGCCTTTATacgtaatacataatattattagcatAAAACAGcctataaaaaaaaccataCACTGTCGTATGAACGCACAATTTTTTAAAGCAATCCaagttaataataagtaataacactAATTCTGTATTCCActacaatattttacattattgtttacaattacaatgtatgtacaaaaattgtttctatacgaaaaatttcaataaattttgttaactatcataatataatgcgTTTGCGTataatttccttttatttttgcTACATTGCAAATTGTTTGTCGATATCGTCACGCTTTAGCGtaataaccaatagtatcgcttcaaacgTTAAACGCTCTAAACTTCGaactaaatgaagcgatatgattggttGTTTAAGACACATTCCTCACTACATACAATGTGGATGACATTATTGGTAGAAAAGCACCCTTACGATTCCTGAGAATTTAGTAAATAGGTAAACGGCTTGTCGGTTTtttcaatagatggcgctataaCTATTTATCTCGTTTGAACACGTGGACACAGAATACGTGAATAGCGCGGCTAACGTGCGGGCGAAACCGTCCCTTAGTTTCGTATAAAGAAGGTATTCATTTGTAACGAAATGCAATGatgaatttgttaaattaaataagaaataggTACAAAATGAATAGGAattaggaaaataatttataacagagattaatacaattataacgctctttttttgtaatactgtatccaataaagaatttttcattcattcaattatcaTCCTGCGTGTTAGAAAGCTACTGTATTTAGCACATTTATGTAACAATGTTATCTGCCTCTCATCATCTGGTTAGCCGCCATCGTTGTCACGTTGCATTAATGACGTAGACTGTAGACTGTAGAGTGTAGACGATATCGAACCAACGCGCCATATTTACACGCAAACGCATCGCGGTCGCTAGCGGTCCTTCTTCTCGTGGGTGTCGGCGGGTGCGGGCGAGGGGGAGGGTGCGGGCGGCGGGCGCGCGGGCGGCGGGCGCGCGGCGCGGCGGCCCAGCAGCGCGGCGCCCATGTAGCCGAGCGCCGAGCCGGCCAGCGCGGCGGCGGCGCCCGCCTTGGCGCCCAGCGCCAGCCCCACGGGCCCGCCCGCCAGCGCGCCCACCGCCATGCCGCCCAGCCCCAGCGTcgccagccgcagcctgcgcGAACGCGATCCCTTGTTACTCACGAAGCggtattgtaaattaaaatatcatcggaAGTTAAAAAGAGAAAGTTAAAACTTACTTTTCTGCACTAGCGAGATGTGACCGCGCCACTTGAACGTTATCCGCTGCCACTTCCACGTTCTGAGCCGAAGAGTTTATCTGTTGCAAACGGACGTACGGAGAGTTTAAACGATTTGAAGAAGTatcattgaatttttttaataacgaaACAGACAAATACAGACACATTGAATCTAGGGTTATTTGTACTACTATTTTTAAAGAAGATCACCTAgttctgttttttttaaatgtagtgTGTCGTTTGTTGAGattgtgtgtgtatgtgtgtcgttagtgtgcgtgtgtgtggcACCTGGTCGCGGTGCGCGAGCGCGGCGGCCTGCACGTGCTGCCAGGCGTCGTGCAGCGCGCGCACCTCGCCCTGCAGCGCGCTCCACCCCGCCAGCAGCGCCTCGCGCTCCCGCAGCGACACCTCCTGTAcatgtgtgtgcgtgtgtgtggcACCTGGTCGCGGTGCGCGAGCGCGGCGGCCTGCACGTGCTGCCAGGCGTCGTGCAGCGCGCGCACCTCGCCCTGCAGCGCGCTCCACCCCGCCAGCAGCGCCTCGCGCTCCCGCAGCGACACCTCCTGTAcatgtgtgtgcgtgtgtgtggcACCTGGTCGCGGTGCGCGAGCGCGGCGGCCTGTACGTGCTGCCAGGCGTCGTGCAGCGCGCGCACCTCGCCCTGCAGCGCGCTCCACCCCGCCAGCAGCGCCTCGCGCTCCCGCAGCGACACCTCCTATACATGCTCTCCAATTATTGTAGGCCAGACCGATATGCACAACATGGctaatcattattataattctatCACTTTCAAGTTGCAACCGTTGACGCCCTATCATAAACCGATAAACGACTACCTACATAGGCAAAGGCAAATGACAAGTGAGGAGCGTCGCGTACTTGTCGTAAAGATGtcgtttactttaaaaatcaaaGCAGTATCATGAAAGGTTCCCTACTTAAGTGGCTGGGCAAAGTTACCCAGgtattttttctctttttcatACAAATCGTCTTTCGCTGAAAGCATAGGGTTGGTACATATCAGTAAAATGAGCATGACTTTCGATTTCATTTAGGTACTGCAAAAATTTTGTAGTAGGATTATGGATTTATCACTGAACAATATTCtgttttgcttttttatttctttttattgacTACAGGTAAGGCAGATAAAAGAACAAAACAGAATATTGTTCAGtgactatttaataaaaataaacatatttttcttttaagtaGTGCTTAAAATTCAgcaatttaactttatttaccaTGGTTCTTACCGGGATACCAAATTAAGCTTATTTTTCCCTAATTAACCGAATAGAAgtgatattattaagtatcaAATTATGTGGTAGTATGAAATGTGCCAACCCTAAGCATTTTTTGATGGTGGGCAATGTTGTCAAATATAGATCGCGATATTATTGGGTAATTTTGCCCACCAttgtaacttttgtttaaaacaacCTTCAGTGGTAATAGTAGCATAAAAATACTCTTCAAACGTTATttcataacatattatgaGTTAAAATAACCTGTGTTTTCGCCATCATGCACAAACTATCACTCGAATTTTCACCATTTTTTGCCCGTGAAATCACACATGATATTGAACGAGGTACAATAAGTTGCTGATTTAAGTTAGCGACACacacaatattattagttagtatttttgcaattttaattttttcttatgAATTGATCTTCTTGCAAAGATACCCTTGTGGGCAATGTTGGCATATTTCACGGTATATGAACATCTTACTTCGTGGCATCCATGATCAAAGTACATGCTCATCAGAAGTACAGCTACATCACGATTCAATAGAACCAGcttaaatacataaacaatactacatacacataaaacataaacatttgcACCGACTCACGTGTTCATCCACTTGGAGTTGAATTTGCTCCGGGATGACGCCGACCGACTCTGACGACACTACGCTTCCCGAAACGTCCGCCTCGGGCATCGGTACACGGTTTATTGATAAAGGGCTAGTTTCTGTACAGAAAAGTcggttttcatttatttatggtATTGATATGAGAATTTAAGGGCATGCAAATCTTTCGATTGAACTAATACACAAGAAACTATATTAGAAATGTGTgacaaattatgaaataaattagtttgatgaaaaaataaatttattgaatagtGTCCATTTCTCCTGTCCTTTGATATCATTATATGTTAAAAtgatgagtcatgttttttcttaatatgaaTATTCTATGCATTAGTCAAGTGGGCTCAGCTGttatctattattaatttatttgcattcTTCACAAAAGACACCCAGATCTCACCAAGAGGGCGCGCGCGCGTCTTGTGCGTGTCAATTATCGCAATGCAACTTCTTTCAATAACTCCTAGAACACGGAGTTGCCATATTTTTATGCTTGTTGTTTTTTTCCGCGGTTGAATTTGTTTAAGTATACAatcttataatttttcaaaacatgAATATCTTTGCTTTACTTCAATTCaactttatttcaattattgacatattttattttattcatcaaAAATCGGAAATGCTATacaaatttatgaaaatatgagATATTTTTACCTAGATAGTCCATGATAGCTTTCAAGGTGAGATCTCTGGAGCGCTGCGTCATCTGGTCGAACTTGGTGCAATCAGAGGTCCGCACCTGGCGGCGCAGCGCCTCCAGCTCGCCCAGCAGCGAGCGCAGCTGCGACGCCACGCGCCGCGCGTGCGCCTGCTCCGAGCGCACGCGGGCGTACTCACCCAACTCTTCATACTAGGCatttataaaagataatacTGTTTATAAATCTCAAAATACTTGTAATATATGGACAGTAAAACCATTTTAAGACAATATCTCATAAGTTCAAAAtccttaaaacaataaaaaaaatccttcaGTCCTCAAAATCATAATTTGAATGTTTATTTACGGAAATTCAATACTATTTTTCCTTCTTTAACACAAACTTTAACCATACAAACTacagtttttgaagtgaaacttcattgagcgcgttgagagtaaaatttcaaggtcacatcatggagtaaagcaacgattttggtatctttgaatcttgccaaagaagttttacttctcaCACAATATGTGCTTGGCCCACACTCTCTTTTCTAATTATTCATATATAAATCCCGTTAAAGTAACTAGGTGTATGTTTATCTAGTTCTAAGTATGTCAAGGCTTCTTTTAATTTGACACAATTTGATTATCACCTCTCCTAGAGATCAATTTTCCTGGAAAAATTTCATGGATTCGAGGTAAAGACATATTGGATGTGTGTGATGTAGCTCCGTCTTGCTGCAACCATGTTCTCTGGTAGCCAGGAAAGTTTTGCAGTGCAGGCACTAAAAACTCGTCTACCATCGCTCTGAATTTACTGTAACTGCACGCCCCCTTTCGTCTTCGAAAAAGTAAGGACCAATAATTCCTCGCTAATTTCTATTCTTGATAATTTCTTGTGGGtatcttaaatc encodes:
- the LOC123703691 gene encoding uncharacterized protein LOC123703691, translating into MEEEGKLPLKRVELSLSKFNEVAIPHHLDLLRQHKANILKYEELGEYARVRSEQAHARRVASQLRSLLGELEALRRQVRTSDCTKFDQMTQRSRDLTLKAIMDYLGVIERSCIAIIDTHKTRARPLETSPLSINRVPMPEADVSGSVVSSESVGVIPEQIQLQVDEHEVSLREREALLAGWSALQGEVRALHDAWQHVQAAALAHRDQINSSAQNVEVAADNVQVARSHLASAEKLRLATLGLGGMAVGALAGGPVGLALGAKAGAAAALAGSALGYMGAALLGRRAARPPPARPPPAPSPSPAPADTHEKKDR